Proteins encoded by one window of Brasilonema sennae CENA114:
- a CDS encoding cytochrome P450, protein MQLPNTLKTPFFLQTLQFIANPVRFVEKVAQQYPDIFTAKVSYTGSAFWENLVFINHPQGIEEILTNTKKFAAPGDVNKIMKPLLGEYSLVLLEGERHKQRRKLLMPCFFGDQMRRAYGQLIVNITEKVFGQLPIDTPFSARTAMQDIALQVILEAVFGLYEGERYQQLKRLITVMLEDVLKSPLTSSLLFFPFLQKDLGSWSPWGYFVRLQQQIYELLYAEIAQRREQPDPNRVDILSLLMSVRDEEGKPMTDQQLRDELLTLLVGGHESTATAMAWGLYWIHKKPFIPEKLLQELHSLGDSPDPISIFRLPYLTGVCNESLRIHPVFPFTFTRVVKEPVELLGHLLEPGTLVVGCIHLTHQREDLYPNPQQFKPERFLERQFSPYEFLPFGGGIRRCIGEALALFEMKLVLATAISRYELALVDERPERPQRQRLTMAPGNGVKMVITGQRAPHREYSVTSIQ, encoded by the coding sequence ATGCAACTACCAAATACTCTCAAGACTCCGTTTTTTCTACAGACGCTCCAGTTTATTGCTAACCCTGTAAGATTTGTAGAAAAAGTGGCTCAGCAATATCCTGACATATTCACCGCGAAAGTATCTTACACCGGGTCTGCTTTTTGGGAAAATCTGGTATTTATTAACCATCCTCAAGGAATAGAGGAAATTTTAACCAACACAAAGAAGTTTGCAGCCCCCGGTGATGTCAACAAAATCATGAAGCCTTTACTAGGAGAATACTCACTCGTCCTGCTTGAGGGGGAACGCCACAAGCAACGGCGAAAACTCTTAATGCCTTGCTTTTTCGGTGACCAAATGCGGCGAGCCTACGGTCAACTCATCGTTAATATTACAGAAAAAGTATTTGGTCAGTTACCCATAGACACACCCTTTTCTGCTCGTACTGCAATGCAGGATATTGCTTTGCAAGTCATATTAGAAGCTGTCTTCGGCTTGTATGAAGGAGAACGCTACCAACAACTCAAGCGCTTAATAACTGTAATGTTGGAAGATGTGCTTAAGTCTCCTTTAACTTCTAGCTTATTATTTTTCCCTTTCCTGCAAAAGGATTTAGGTTCTTGGAGCCCTTGGGGCTACTTTGTGCGGCTACAGCAACAAATTTATGAATTGCTTTACGCTGAAATTGCTCAACGCCGGGAGCAACCCGATCCAAATCGCGTCGATATCCTCTCATTATTGATGTCTGTCCGTGATGAAGAGGGTAAACCGATGACTGATCAGCAGTTGCGCGATGAGTTATTGACGCTTCTAGTGGGAGGACATGAATCCACAGCAACTGCAATGGCTTGGGGATTATATTGGATTCACAAGAAACCATTCATACCTGAAAAACTGCTCCAAGAACTACATAGCCTTGGTGATTCTCCAGATCCGATAAGCATTTTCCGGCTCCCCTATCTCACCGGTGTCTGTAATGAAAGTCTGCGAATTCATCCCGTTTTTCCTTTTACCTTTACTAGAGTTGTGAAAGAACCAGTTGAACTACTAGGACATCTTTTAGAACCTGGTACTTTAGTAGTAGGCTGTATTCATCTTACGCATCAGCGTGAGGACTTATACCCAAATCCCCAGCAGTTTAAGCCAGAGCGATTTTTAGAACGACAATTTTCTCCCTATGAATTTTTGCCGTTTGGTGGTGGAATCCGTCGTTGTATTGGCGAGGCTTTAGCGCTGTTTGAAATGAAGCTAGTATTGGCAACAGCAATCTCTCGTTACGAACTGGCTCTAGTCGATGAGCGACCAGAACGACCACAGCGCCAACGTCTTACCATGGCACCTGGCAATGGTGTCAAAATGGTAATAACAGGGCAGCGTGCACCTCATCGAGAGTATTCAGTCACATCAATTCAATAG
- a CDS encoding four helix bundle protein, whose amino-acid sequence MARELIKSHKQLEVYQMAFDTAMKIFEFSKKFPIEEKYSLTDQIRRSSRSVCANLAEAWRKRRYEAAFVAKLNDCESEAAETQTWIEFAVKCNYMDVEAGRELYGNYNRILGGLVNMIANPEPWLMKR is encoded by the coding sequence ATGGCAAGAGAACTTATAAAAAGTCACAAACAGTTAGAGGTATATCAAATGGCTTTTGATACAGCTATGAAAATTTTTGAATTTTCAAAAAAGTTTCCTATAGAAGAGAAGTATTCGTTGACTGACCAAATTCGGCGTTCGTCGCGTTCTGTTTGTGCTAATTTGGCGGAAGCTTGGCGTAAACGTCGTTATGAAGCAGCATTTGTCGCGAAATTGAATGATTGTGAATCAGAAGCTGCTGAAACTCAAACTTGGATTGAATTTGCTGTCAAATGCAATTACATGGATGTAGAAGCAGGGCGAGAACTTTACGGCAATTACAACCGAATTTTGGGTGGTTTGGTGAATATGATTGCTAACCCTGAGCCGTGGCTAATGAAACGTTGA
- a CDS encoding siphovirus Gp157 family protein — protein sequence MTQAIEREINQLTLQELSLDAAKLWSQIEEASELGSEGKVEELVQELMTIQDGIETKIDAIAWVVDQLNLDLGTWEERKGRVVELHDQVISRRKTQLEQIKRTLIHLYEIGLINDKNIGKERVIEIRDNPPKVANLLLEVDDEDFPNEFRTIKYQANNKAIIEAYKSGQDINNVAEVTIGKQVRFKVQSSGKNRNNKNHR from the coding sequence ATGACTCAAGCAATTGAACGCGAAATTAACCAACTTACCCTCCAGGAGTTAAGCCTGGATGCAGCTAAACTGTGGTCACAAATAGAAGAAGCAAGCGAATTAGGCTCTGAGGGTAAAGTAGAGGAACTTGTACAAGAACTTATGACTATTCAGGATGGTATCGAAACCAAAATCGATGCCATCGCCTGGGTAGTTGACCAGTTAAATCTTGACCTTGGAACCTGGGAGGAAAGAAAAGGACGAGTAGTCGAACTCCACGACCAGGTAATTTCACGCCGCAAAACTCAACTTGAACAAATCAAGCGCACCCTCATCCATTTATACGAGATTGGATTAATCAATGACAAAAATATCGGTAAGGAAAGGGTGATTGAAATTAGAGATAACCCGCCTAAAGTGGCTAACTTACTATTAGAAGTAGATGATGAAGATTTTCCGAATGAGTTTAGAACTATCAAGTACCAAGCTAATAATAAGGCAATTATCGAAGCTTACAAATCGGGTCAAGATATCAACAATGTTGCTGAGGTAACTATCGGTAAGCAGGTACGGTTTAAAGTACAATCAAGTGGAAAAAATCGCAACAATAAAAACCACAGATGA
- a CDS encoding HNH endonuclease: MASKNRSRYPSNWDTIALEIKSKSDWRCTRCGMQCLRPTDKKEGLSRRERSIKTLVVHHWNYTPEDNRNENLAALCSACHMLFHTRRRGNISPGQLSLW; encoded by the coding sequence ATGGCTAGCAAAAACCGCAGTCGGTATCCTTCAAACTGGGATACTATCGCGCTTGAAATTAAATCAAAATCCGACTGGCGATGTACGCGCTGCGGGATGCAATGTCTGAGACCAACTGATAAAAAAGAAGGATTATCTCGTAGGGAACGTAGCATCAAAACATTAGTTGTCCACCACTGGAATTACACGCCCGAGGACAATCGAAACGAAAATCTTGCGGCTTTATGCAGTGCGTGCCACATGCTATTCCATACGCGGCGACGGGGAAACATATCACCAGGGCAACTCTCTTTATGGTAA
- a CDS encoding tyrosine-type recombinase/integrase — protein sequence MTLSLVHVQNYRKAIAELPTPAAQAKLVALWLDGKAQSSVVAYRCYIKRFLAFLRKKPLKSVTYEDLVEYKTTFSAHSESTRRIHLAAVKSLISFAHQIGYLPFNVGMALKLGEMPDAINSRYIDEADVKLLVRAAQKLCERAKTPKRQEIARRNVLIIKLLYAAGLRANELCHLTWGDLTARGDSGQVYVREGKGNKSRSILLKPKLWAELMAFKGDNVKSYDAVFTSQKGGHLERQNLHPIIKAVVEEAGLDEKISCHWLRHAHGSHAAERKVNPVLIRDTLGHSDLSVTDRYLRARPHESSALELMDL from the coding sequence ATGACTCTTTCTCTCGTCCACGTCCAAAACTACCGTAAGGCTATAGCAGAATTGCCTACTCCTGCTGCTCAGGCGAAGCTCGTGGCGTTATGGTTGGATGGGAAGGCGCAATCGTCGGTGGTGGCATACCGGTGCTATATCAAGCGTTTTTTGGCGTTTTTACGGAAGAAGCCACTCAAAAGTGTGACTTATGAAGATTTGGTTGAGTATAAAACAACGTTTAGCGCCCACAGCGAGAGTACGCGGCGTATTCATCTTGCAGCAGTTAAGAGTTTGATTTCGTTTGCCCATCAAATTGGTTATTTACCGTTTAATGTCGGAATGGCGTTGAAATTGGGCGAAATGCCGGATGCAATTAACTCTCGGTATATTGATGAGGCGGATGTGAAATTATTGGTGCGTGCTGCCCAAAAACTTTGCGAACGTGCAAAAACTCCGAAGCGTCAAGAAATTGCTCGTCGTAATGTGTTGATAATTAAATTGTTGTATGCGGCAGGGTTGCGTGCCAATGAGTTGTGTCACCTGACGTGGGGGGATTTAACCGCCAGGGGTGACAGTGGGCAAGTTTATGTGCGTGAGGGCAAGGGGAATAAAAGTCGCAGTATTTTGCTGAAACCAAAACTGTGGGCTGAGTTGATGGCATTTAAAGGTGATAATGTTAAGTCCTATGATGCTGTTTTTACAAGCCAAAAGGGTGGACATCTAGAACGACAAAATCTTCATCCGATTATTAAGGCGGTTGTTGAAGAAGCAGGGTTAGATGAGAAGATTAGTTGTCATTGGTTACGGCACGCACATGGGAGCCATGCTGCTGAACGTAAGGTGAATCCAGTGTTGATACGCGATACGTTGGGACATAGTGATTTGTCGGTTACGGACAGGTATTTACGGGCGCGTCCACATGAAAGTAGTGCGTTGGAGTTGATGGATTTGTAG
- a CDS encoding AAA family ATPase, translating to MLTKLRLERFKNFKDAELILGALTLLVGTNASGKSNIRDAFRFLHGISRNYNLAEIFGEKWIEGGVLQWRGIRGGTREVTFINESTFALAVSFTLAKNDSSQEATYRIEVNPGASGKAPIVIAESLTIAGQSDSVFEAQSHQESGQNNFSVKVGGVTPYDPILSYTNSRPVLSQIAAAIPSPSVRETALAAMSALSSMRFLDLSPDAMRLPSLPGQTVLGDRGENLSSVLQEICENPESKQALLQWVQELTPMDAKDFEFPADFTGKILLQLIEENGQKTSAISASDGTLRFLAMIAALLGQEPARFYFFEELDNGIHPTRLHLLLELIERKVSQGTIQIVATTHSPQLLRLLSPQSLEYASLTYRFWDKPDAHIKRIVDIPEARRVINEQDLARLHESGWLEDAVDFLEDEETNQ from the coding sequence ATGCTTACAAAACTGCGTCTGGAACGATTTAAAAATTTCAAAGATGCCGAACTCATTCTCGGTGCTTTGACCCTTTTAGTAGGGACAAATGCCTCTGGAAAAAGCAATATTCGGGATGCGTTTCGCTTTCTTCATGGTATTTCTCGTAATTACAACCTAGCTGAAATCTTTGGTGAAAAATGGATTGAAGGGGGCGTTCTCCAATGGCGGGGTATTCGTGGCGGAACGCGAGAAGTCACTTTTATCAATGAATCAACTTTTGCACTAGCAGTTTCATTTACCTTGGCAAAAAATGATTCCTCACAAGAAGCAACTTATCGGATTGAGGTGAATCCTGGTGCAAGTGGTAAAGCCCCTATTGTTATTGCCGAAAGTCTCACAATTGCAGGGCAATCTGATAGCGTTTTTGAAGCGCAATCTCATCAGGAGTCAGGGCAGAATAATTTCTCTGTGAAAGTAGGCGGTGTAACTCCTTATGATCCAATTTTATCTTATACCAATTCTCGTCCTGTGCTTTCACAAATTGCAGCGGCAATTCCATCACCATCAGTGAGAGAAACAGCCCTAGCTGCAATGTCCGCCCTAAGTTCAATGCGGTTTTTAGATTTAAGCCCAGATGCCATGCGACTACCTTCCTTGCCAGGACAAACAGTCCTGGGAGACAGGGGTGAAAACCTATCTTCTGTATTGCAAGAAATTTGTGAAAACCCTGAAAGTAAACAAGCACTTCTCCAATGGGTACAAGAACTAACCCCAATGGATGCTAAAGATTTTGAGTTCCCTGCTGATTTTACTGGAAAAATATTGCTTCAATTAATTGAAGAAAATGGTCAAAAAACATCTGCTATTAGTGCGTCAGATGGGACGTTACGTTTTCTAGCAATGATAGCTGCTTTACTAGGACAAGAACCAGCAAGATTCTATTTTTTTGAAGAACTGGACAACGGCATTCACCCCACCCGCTTACACCTACTTCTGGAACTTATCGAGCGCAAAGTTTCTCAAGGAACAATCCAAATTGTAGCAACCACTCACTCACCACAGTTGCTCAGACTTTTAAGTCCGCAATCATTAGAATATGCCTCATTAACCTATCGCTTTTGGGATAAACCTGATGCACATATAAAACGCATTGTTGACATTCCAGAAGCAAGACGTGTTATCAATGAGCAAGACTTGGCACGCCTTCATGAATCTGGATGGTTGGAAGATGCAGTGGATTTTCTGGAAGACGAGGAAACAAACCAATGA
- a CDS encoding helix-turn-helix domain-containing protein, which produces MTKILVIENVAATRNFFLEGIKAKGFQTIGADNGVIGVHLAQKELPDLIISAIMLPKLDGYSLLRVLRQNPTTAIIPLIFVTAKATRDDIRKGMELGVDDYLTKPCTVDELLKAIAARLKRQATLQQCYSAQCQLIAEPLSADIKKSSDPKSVFLSNPKLSEVFRFIETNFHRAITLADVAQAVGYSPAYLTNLMRRQTGQTVQSWIIQRRIEAAHSLLLETSESVEEIAAKVGYKCPVNFFRQFRQHYGTTPHAWRKECRSYIALSSLSPE; this is translated from the coding sequence ATGACAAAAATTCTGGTAATTGAAAATGTAGCAGCCACTAGAAACTTTTTTCTAGAAGGCATTAAAGCTAAAGGTTTCCAAACTATAGGTGCTGATAATGGCGTTATCGGTGTCCATTTGGCACAGAAAGAGTTACCTGATTTGATAATTAGCGCCATTATGTTACCGAAGCTTGATGGTTACAGCCTGCTAAGGGTGCTGCGCCAAAACCCTACCACAGCAATTATCCCCTTGATTTTTGTCACTGCTAAAGCGACTCGGGATGACATTCGCAAAGGCATGGAATTGGGGGTGGATGACTATCTCACCAAGCCCTGTACAGTAGATGAATTACTCAAGGCGATTGCAGCCCGCTTGAAAAGACAAGCCACCCTGCAGCAGTGCTACTCTGCACAGTGCCAGCTAATTGCAGAACCATTATCTGCTGACATTAAAAAATCGAGTGACCCTAAGTCGGTTTTTCTGTCAAATCCCAAGTTAAGTGAGGTCTTCCGCTTCATCGAGACCAATTTTCACCGAGCTATTACCCTTGCCGATGTGGCTCAAGCAGTTGGTTATTCCCCAGCTTACCTCACTAACTTAATGCGACGTCAAACGGGACAAACTGTGCAAAGTTGGATTATCCAGCGCCGGATAGAAGCAGCACATTCCTTGCTTTTAGAAACTTCAGAGAGTGTGGAGGAGATCGCTGCTAAGGTGGGCTATAAGTGTCCGGTTAATTTCTTCCGCCAGTTTCGCCAACATTATGGGACAACTCCCCATGCCTGGAGAAAGGAGTGTCGCAGTTATATCGCTCTTTCATCACTCTCGCCAGAATAA